A window of the Leptolyngbya subtilissima AS-A7 genome harbors these coding sequences:
- a CDS encoding alpha/beta hydrolase family protein: MTAASVGALDDQLKSATGWQTPPKDVLKVLHAPQLPYVWTAPGGAHLLLADPVLYPPLAELAAPMHKLAGIRLNPLLNDHHGRHGGTCPRLVQVENGATTRLDLPEETEIFAVKWTADGQRFALTVRHSDRIGLWVGSVAGDVVEIEGLALNPLLGSAVSWLPDQNRLLVRRIPARGPAPEPSAIPAGPEIMEGAGASSRSTYEARNLLETAHDDALFEYYATSELAIVDPATGQVEVISAPALYTKAKFSPSGEYLLVKRLVGPWSHEVAWWRFANEIEVWNNQGEFAAPIASLPVADAVPAHGVPIGPRSVAWRSTAPHTLFWVEALDGGNPVAEVPHRDRLMRLEAPFTAEPEVIFKAEHRIQPQRCGWGADGGTLMLTQRERIRRWRYVWLLDVDNGTSRLWFDLDEDDRYGSPGFPMFRTLPNGRQVLRQQRDAVYFSGSGATDEGDRPFLDLRHLVTGETERLFRCAPDRYEYVVAFAGGKDRVVLRSESAVDVPNYHLATFSQPIEAAEGEATRALTRQPITQFEDPTPQLRAIEKRIVRYERNDGVPLSFHLYLPPGYQEGTPLPTVLYAYPMEYSGAATAGQVSGSTQRFMRLYGASHLYFLLQGYAVLDQTAMPILGDPETAYDTFIPQLVADAEAAVAKAVKIGVADPERIGVIGHSHGGLMVADLLAHTDLFRAGIARSGSYNKTNQPFGFQAERRPLFEARDVYVQLSPTFFADQINDPVLLIHGNDDSNPGTPPFQSQVFYEAVRGAGGTTRLVLLPFEDHGYRARESVEHVLWEQFRWFDQYVRGS; this comes from the coding sequence ATGACAGCAGCAAGCGTAGGGGCATTGGATGACCAGTTGAAGTCGGCAACAGGGTGGCAGACTCCCCCAAAAGACGTGCTAAAGGTGCTCCACGCTCCGCAACTCCCCTACGTGTGGACGGCACCAGGGGGAGCGCATTTGCTCCTTGCCGATCCGGTGCTCTACCCCCCCTTGGCCGAACTAGCCGCGCCTATGCACAAGCTGGCCGGCATCCGGCTCAACCCCCTGCTCAACGATCACCATGGCCGCCATGGGGGAACCTGCCCTCGCTTAGTGCAAGTCGAGAATGGAGCCACAACCCGGCTCGACCTGCCCGAGGAGACCGAGATTTTTGCGGTGAAATGGACGGCAGATGGCCAGCGCTTTGCGCTCACCGTCAGGCATAGCGATCGCATTGGGCTATGGGTCGGCTCGGTGGCAGGCGACGTAGTCGAGATCGAAGGGCTAGCGCTCAACCCACTGCTGGGCAGCGCCGTGAGCTGGCTACCCGACCAGAATCGCCTGCTGGTTCGCCGCATTCCGGCGCGGGGGCCTGCGCCTGAACCGTCAGCCATCCCAGCAGGGCCAGAGATCATGGAAGGGGCAGGGGCCTCATCGCGATCGACCTACGAGGCCCGCAACCTGTTAGAGACAGCCCATGACGATGCCCTCTTCGAGTATTACGCCACCTCCGAGCTGGCGATCGTTGATCCGGCCACTGGCCAGGTAGAAGTCATTAGTGCCCCGGCTCTTTACACCAAGGCTAAGTTCTCACCGTCTGGTGAATATCTCCTCGTCAAGCGTTTGGTTGGTCCCTGGTCTCACGAGGTAGCCTGGTGGCGCTTCGCCAACGAGATCGAAGTGTGGAATAACCAGGGCGAGTTTGCCGCCCCGATCGCATCTCTGCCCGTAGCCGACGCAGTCCCGGCTCACGGTGTGCCCATTGGCCCGCGCTCTGTGGCCTGGCGTTCCACTGCGCCGCATACGCTCTTTTGGGTTGAGGCGCTTGATGGTGGCAACCCCGTGGCTGAAGTGCCCCACCGTGATCGCCTCATGCGTCTAGAGGCCCCCTTCACAGCGGAGCCCGAAGTCATTTTCAAAGCCGAGCACCGCATTCAGCCCCAGCGCTGTGGTTGGGGGGCAGACGGCGGCACGCTTATGCTCACCCAGCGCGAGCGCATTCGCCGCTGGCGCTACGTCTGGCTGCTGGATGTGGACAACGGCACATCGCGCCTGTGGTTCGATTTAGACGAGGACGATCGCTACGGCAGTCCGGGCTTCCCGATGTTTCGCACGTTGCCCAACGGTCGCCAGGTGCTGCGCCAGCAGCGAGATGCTGTCTACTTCAGCGGCAGCGGTGCCACCGACGAGGGCGATCGCCCGTTCCTCGACCTGCGCCACTTGGTTACCGGGGAGACTGAGCGCCTGTTCCGCTGCGCGCCCGATCGTTACGAGTACGTGGTGGCCTTTGCCGGCGGCAAAGATCGCGTCGTGTTGCGCTCTGAGTCAGCTGTAGATGTGCCCAACTATCATCTGGCCACCTTTAGCCAGCCCATCGAGGCGGCTGAGGGCGAAGCCACTCGCGCCCTAACACGCCAACCAATCACGCAGTTTGAAGACCCCACCCCTCAGTTGCGCGCGATCGAAAAACGCATTGTGCGCTACGAGCGCAACGACGGCGTTCCGCTCAGCTTTCACCTATATCTGCCCCCCGGATACCAGGAGGGCACACCGCTACCCACGGTGCTCTACGCCTATCCCATGGAATACTCTGGGGCAGCTACCGCCGGACAGGTTAGCGGCTCGACCCAGCGCTTCATGCGCCTATACGGAGCCTCCCACCTCTACTTCCTGCTCCAGGGATACGCCGTACTCGACCAAACCGCCATGCCGATCCTCGGCGATCCGGAGACCGCCTACGACACCTTTATTCCTCAATTAGTGGCTGATGCGGAAGCTGCCGTAGCGAAGGCCGTCAAAATCGGCGTGGCCGATCCCGAACGCATCGGCGTTATCGGCCACAGCCACGGCGGGCTGATGGTGGCGGACCTCTTGGCGCATACCGATCTGTTTCGAGCCGGCATCGCCCGCAGCGGCTCTTACAACAAAACAAACCAGCCCTTTGGCTTCCAAGCCGAGCGTCGCCCCCTCTTCGAAGCAAGGGATGTTTACGTTCAGCTCTCACCGACCTTCTTCGCTGACCAAATCAACGATCCGGTTCTACTCATCCACGGTAACGACGACTCTAACCCTGGTACCCCACCGTTCCAGTCCCAAGTCTTCTACGAAGCCGTGCGCGGTGCGGGAGGCACTACCCGGCTGGTGCTGCTTCCCTTCGAAGACCACGGCTATCGAGCCAGAGAGAGTGTAGAGCACGTGCTCTGGGAGCAGTTTCGGTGGTTCGACCAGTATGTGAGGGGGAGCTGA
- a CDS encoding glycogen/starch/alpha-glucan phosphorylase: protein MDTPSPVDVAVSTALAKERTATDIESIKRAFLNNLFYVQGKPVSLATQHDYYMALAYSVRDRMLHRWNGTAESYTQHRTRTVCYLSAEFLMGPHLGNNLINMGIYEPARQAMEELGLDFNKLLAQEEEPGLGNGGLGRLAACYLDSLASLEVPSVGYGIRYEFGIFEQDLRDGWQVERTDKWLRYGNPWEVVRPEWSVEVKLGGYTETYTDDKERYRVRWVPDREVLGVPYDTPILGYQVNTANTLRLWKAEAIESFDFAVFNQGNYYGAVEQKVASENISKVLYPNDEKTAGKQLRLEQQFFFVSCSLQDMFRILKGQGMAVEQFHEKFAIQLNDTHPAIAAPELMRLLLDEYGLDWTLAWEITQKTLAYTNHTLLPEALEKWPVSLFGQLLPRHLQIIYEINNRFLDLVRMKFPKDAERLARMSLIDESGERYVRMANLACVSSHTINGVAALHSELLKETVLRDFYELFPEKFCNKTNGVTPRRWMVLSNPRLSTLITSRIGDRWIKHLDELKAIEPLADDAGFRAEWRAIKQAVKRDLASRIHSQHGILVDPASLFDVQVKRIHEYKRQHLNVLHIVTLYSQLKQNPNLEITPRTFLFSGKAAPGYHMAKLMIKLITAVGDMVNKDPDLRNQIKVIFLPNYNVTNSQRIYPASDLSEQISTAGFEASGTGNMKFAMNGALTIGTLDGANVEIRDAVGAENFFLFGLTAPEVVTLKAEGYDPYSYYHRHPMLKDAIDLIASGHFSHGDGDLFKPLLDKLLYHDPFMLLADYQAYIDCQETVGRAYSDADSWTRMAILNSVRMGAFSSDRSIAEYCSDIWKVTPFPVGLVDYGEIGGESDGKLTCKLS, encoded by the coding sequence ATGGATACTCCTTCCCCCGTAGACGTTGCTGTATCCACCGCCCTAGCCAAAGAGCGCACCGCTACCGATATCGAGAGCATTAAACGGGCGTTTCTCAACAATCTGTTTTATGTGCAGGGCAAGCCGGTGTCGCTGGCCACCCAGCACGATTACTACATGGCCCTAGCGTATTCGGTGCGCGATCGCATGCTGCACCGCTGGAATGGCACCGCCGAGAGCTATACCCAGCACCGCACCCGCACGGTCTGCTACCTGTCGGCAGAGTTTTTGATGGGGCCGCACCTGGGCAACAACCTGATCAACATGGGCATCTACGAGCCGGCCAGGCAGGCTATGGAAGAGCTGGGCCTCGACTTTAACAAGCTGCTGGCCCAGGAGGAGGAGCCGGGTTTGGGAAATGGCGGCCTGGGACGGCTGGCGGCATGCTACCTCGATTCTTTAGCGTCGCTGGAGGTGCCCTCGGTGGGCTACGGCATTCGTTATGAGTTCGGCATTTTTGAGCAAGACCTGCGCGACGGCTGGCAGGTAGAGCGCACCGACAAGTGGCTGCGTTACGGCAACCCCTGGGAGGTGGTGCGGCCCGAATGGTCGGTAGAGGTCAAGTTGGGCGGCTATACCGAAACTTACACCGACGACAAAGAGCGCTACCGGGTGCGCTGGGTGCCCGATCGCGAAGTGTTGGGGGTGCCCTACGACACGCCAATTTTGGGCTACCAGGTCAACACCGCCAACACCCTGCGCCTGTGGAAAGCCGAGGCGATCGAATCCTTTGACTTTGCGGTGTTTAACCAGGGCAACTACTACGGCGCGGTCGAGCAAAAAGTTGCCTCAGAAAACATCTCGAAGGTGCTCTACCCCAACGACGAAAAAACTGCCGGCAAGCAGCTGCGCCTCGAGCAGCAGTTTTTCTTTGTCTCCTGCTCCCTGCAAGACATGTTTCGCATTTTGAAAGGGCAGGGCATGGCCGTGGAGCAGTTCCACGAAAAGTTTGCCATTCAGCTCAATGACACGCACCCGGCGATCGCAGCCCCCGAACTGATGCGTCTGCTGCTCGATGAGTACGGCCTAGATTGGACTCTGGCCTGGGAGATCACCCAGAAGACCCTGGCCTACACCAACCACACCCTGCTACCTGAAGCGCTAGAAAAGTGGCCCGTCAGCCTATTTGGCCAGCTGCTGCCCCGCCATTTGCAGATTATCTACGAGATCAACAACCGTTTTCTTGACCTAGTGCGGATGAAATTTCCTAAGGATGCGGAGCGGCTGGCCCGCATGTCGCTGATTGACGAATCTGGGGAGCGCTATGTGCGCATGGCCAACCTGGCCTGCGTCAGCAGCCACACCATCAACGGTGTTGCCGCCCTCCACAGCGAGCTGCTCAAAGAAACCGTGCTGCGCGACTTCTACGAACTCTTCCCCGAAAAGTTCTGCAACAAAACCAACGGCGTCACCCCCCGCCGCTGGATGGTGCTCAGCAACCCGCGCTTGAGTACCTTGATCACGAGCCGAATTGGCGATCGCTGGATCAAGCACCTCGATGAACTCAAGGCGATCGAACCCCTGGCCGACGACGCCGGTTTCCGAGCCGAGTGGCGGGCAATTAAGCAGGCCGTCAAGCGCGATCTGGCTAGCCGCATCCACAGTCAGCACGGCATTTTAGTCGACCCCGCCTCACTGTTTGATGTGCAGGTGAAACGCATTCATGAGTACAAGCGCCAGCACCTCAACGTGCTGCACATCGTTACCCTCTACAGCCAGCTAAAGCAGAACCCTAATCTGGAGATCACGCCGCGTACGTTTCTATTTAGCGGTAAGGCAGCCCCTGGCTATCACATGGCCAAGCTAATGATCAAACTGATCACCGCCGTGGGCGACATGGTCAACAAAGACCCCGACCTGCGCAACCAGATCAAAGTAATCTTCTTACCCAACTACAACGTCACCAACAGTCAGCGCATTTACCCGGCCTCAGATCTTTCTGAACAGATTTCTACTGCGGGCTTTGAGGCCTCGGGCACCGGCAACATGAAGTTTGCCATGAATGGAGCGCTCACCATCGGCACTCTCGACGGGGCCAATGTGGAAATTCGCGACGCCGTCGGCGCTGAGAACTTCTTTCTCTTTGGTCTCACCGCCCCCGAAGTGGTGACCCTTAAGGCCGAAGGCTACGATCCCTACAGCTATTACCACCGTCACCCCATGCTCAAGGATGCGATCGACCTGATTGCCTCCGGCCACTTTTCCCACGGCGATGGCGATCTATTCAAGCCCCTGCTCGACAAGCTGCTGTACCACGATCCGTTCATGCTGCTGGCTGACTACCAGGCCTACATTGACTGCCAAGAGACGGTGGGCCGCGCCTACAGCGATGCCGACAGCTGGACACGCATGGCGATTCTCAACTCGGTGCGGATGGGGGCTTTTTCAAGCGATCGCTCCATCGCCGAATACTGCAGCGACATCTGGAAAGTCACCCCCTTCCCCGTCGGCCTAGTCGACTATGGAGAAATCGGCGGTGAATCCGATGGCAAGCTCACCTGCAAGCTGAGTTAG
- a CDS encoding Pepco domain-containing protein gives MADDYIYVITDTFPTGGRDSNAPQNPFDDSSPLNPKARRFGVPVSAEKLEQGMAEFLQTMGRVIQHAQERATELGSMELDEVELSVQVSGEGQLSLLGSGTKVSGSGAMTLHFKKKPLLDFNK, from the coding sequence ATGGCTGACGACTATATCTACGTTATTACTGACACATTTCCTACCGGCGGACGCGATAGCAATGCTCCCCAAAATCCCTTTGACGATAGTTCACCTCTTAACCCAAAGGCTAGACGGTTTGGTGTTCCTGTTTCAGCTGAAAAGCTAGAGCAGGGAATGGCAGAATTTCTTCAAACTATGGGTCGAGTTATCCAACATGCTCAAGAACGTGCTACCGAACTAGGCAGTATGGAACTAGACGAAGTTGAACTATCAGTGCAAGTTAGTGGCGAAGGGCAGTTAAGCTTATTGGGATCTGGCACAAAAGTAAGTGGTAGCGGCGCAATGACGCTGCATTTCAAGAAAAAACCTCTTCTTGATTTTAATAAATAG
- a CDS encoding Uma2 family endonuclease — MIARLNFTPMAPQEYLEWESTQDIKYAYVNGEVFAMTGGTIPHNQIALNLASALKAHLRGEGCLVVMADVKVEVSQNGPYHYPDVMVSCDRRDRNAIKLIRYPSLIVEVLSPSTADYDRGDKFTHYRQIPTLQEYVLISADTISVDRYRRISSRHWDLQTYIESETLSLASVDWQAPIELLYEDVRFAENAEEG; from the coding sequence ATGATCGCAAGGCTCAACTTCACTCCGATGGCTCCCCAGGAGTACCTGGAATGGGAATCTACCCAAGACATCAAATACGCCTATGTGAACGGGGAAGTCTTTGCAATGACGGGGGGGACAATTCCCCATAACCAAATTGCGCTGAATTTAGCCTCTGCGCTTAAAGCTCATCTGCGGGGTGAGGGCTGTCTGGTAGTGATGGCCGATGTCAAGGTGGAGGTTTCTCAAAACGGGCCTTACCATTACCCTGATGTGATGGTGAGCTGCGATAGACGCGATCGCAATGCGATTAAACTTATCCGCTACCCCAGTCTGATTGTGGAGGTGCTGTCGCCGAGTACTGCCGACTATGATCGGGGCGACAAATTTACCCACTATCGCCAAATACCTACCCTGCAAGAATACGTTTTAATCAGTGCTGACACCATTAGTGTTGATCGCTATCGCCGCATCTCGTCTCGCCATTGGGACTTACAAACTTACATAGAGTCAGAAACTCTAAGCCTCGCTAGTGTGGACTGGCAAGCCCCCATTGAATTGCTCTATGAAGATGTGCGGTTTGCTGAAAATGCGGAGGAGGGGTAG
- the guaA gene encoding glutamine-hydrolyzing GMP synthase, which yields MTLQTESTADIGEASLPDLNRQMLVILDFGSQYSELIARRIRETEVYSEVLSYRTTAEQLKQLNPKGIIFSGGPNSVYDNGAPHCDPAIWDMGIPVLGVCYGMQLMVQQLGGQVERAERGEYGKADLFIDDPTDLLTNVEDATTMWMSHGDSVTRLPDGFEVLAHTHNTPCAAVADHARKLYGVQFHPEVVHSKGGIALIRNFVYHICECQPTWTTEAFVEDAIREVRARVGDKRVLLALSGGVDSSTLAFLLHQAIGDQLTCMFIDQGFMRKDEPERLVKLFAEQFHIPVIHVKARDRFLAQVEGVTDPEVKRKRIGHEFIRVFEEESKRLGPFDYLAQGTLYPDVIESADTNVDPKTGERVAVKIKSHHNVGGLPKDLQFKLVEPLRKLFKDEVRKVGRSIGLPEEIVRRQPFPGPGLAIRIIGEITKERLEILRNADFVVRDEIAKQGMYHDFWQAFAVLLPVRSVGVMGDQRTYAYPIVLRLVSSEDGMTADWSRVPYDLLETISNRIVNEVEGVNRVVYDITSKPPGTIEWE from the coding sequence GTGACCCTTCAAACCGAATCCACTGCCGACATTGGGGAAGCCTCGCTCCCAGATCTCAACCGCCAAATGCTGGTGATTCTAGACTTTGGCTCCCAATACTCTGAGTTAATTGCTCGCCGCATTCGCGAAACCGAGGTGTACTCGGAGGTGCTCTCCTACCGCACCACTGCCGAGCAGCTTAAGCAGCTCAACCCCAAGGGCATTATTTTCTCCGGCGGGCCCAACTCGGTATACGACAACGGCGCCCCCCACTGCGACCCCGCTATTTGGGATATGGGCATTCCGGTGCTAGGGGTGTGCTACGGCATGCAGCTGATGGTGCAGCAGCTCGGCGGTCAGGTCGAGCGCGCCGAGCGGGGCGAGTATGGCAAGGCCGATCTCTTCATTGACGACCCCACCGACCTGCTCACCAACGTCGAAGACGCCACCACCATGTGGATGAGCCATGGCGACTCTGTGACCCGCCTCCCCGATGGCTTTGAGGTGCTGGCCCACACCCACAACACCCCCTGCGCCGCCGTTGCTGACCATGCTCGCAAGCTCTACGGGGTGCAGTTTCACCCCGAGGTGGTGCACTCAAAAGGGGGCATTGCCCTGATTCGCAACTTTGTCTACCACATTTGCGAGTGCCAGCCCACCTGGACCACTGAAGCCTTTGTGGAAGACGCCATTCGCGAGGTGCGGGCGCGGGTAGGAGACAAGCGCGTGCTGCTGGCCCTCTCGGGTGGGGTAGACTCGTCGACCCTGGCCTTTTTGCTGCACCAGGCGATTGGCGACCAGCTCACCTGCATGTTTATCGACCAGGGCTTCATGCGCAAAGATGAGCCCGAGCGTTTGGTGAAGCTGTTCGCTGAGCAGTTTCACATTCCGGTGATTCACGTTAAGGCGCGCGATCGCTTCCTCGCTCAGGTTGAGGGCGTCACCGACCCCGAGGTCAAACGCAAGCGCATCGGCCACGAGTTCATCCGCGTATTTGAAGAAGAGTCGAAGCGCCTTGGCCCCTTCGACTACCTTGCCCAAGGCACGCTATACCCAGACGTGATTGAGTCCGCCGATACCAATGTGGACCCCAAGACCGGGGAGCGAGTGGCGGTGAAGATCAAGAGCCACCACAACGTCGGCGGTCTGCCCAAGGACCTGCAATTTAAGCTGGTGGAACCCCTGCGCAAGCTGTTCAAAGACGAAGTCCGTAAGGTGGGCCGCTCTATCGGTCTGCCCGAAGAGATCGTGCGTCGTCAGCCCTTTCCCGGTCCTGGCTTGGCGATTCGCATCATCGGCGAAATCACCAAAGAGCGGCTGGAGATTCTGCGCAACGCTGACTTTGTGGTGCGCGATGAGATCGCTAAGCAGGGCATGTATCACGACTTTTGGCAAGCTTTTGCGGTGCTGCTGCCGGTGCGCAGCGTGGGCGTGATGGGCGATCAGCGCACCTACGCCTACCCGATTGTGCTGCGCCTGGTCAGCAGCGAAGACGGCATGACCGCCGACTGGTCGCGGGTGCCCTACGATTTGCTAGAGACAATCTCGAACCGTATCGTCAACGAGGTGGAAGGGGTTAACCGGGTCGTTTACGACATCACCTCGAAGCCGCCTGGCACCATCGAGTGGGAGTAG
- a CDS encoding AAA family ATPase codes for MERIAIVGTTGSGKTTLARRVAQRCLIPHIELDALQWEPNWTPAEPQVFRDRVRLALSGDRWVVDGNYSAVRDIVWSRADTVVFLDYPFGLVLRRLLRRTWRRSLHQEELWNGNRETFRQSFFSRDSILVWLVRTYWKKRKQYPVLFQQPEYAHLSTVQLRSPKAAEKWLLSCKQHRV; via the coding sequence ATGGAGCGAATAGCCATCGTTGGCACTACCGGATCTGGCAAGACAACTCTAGCGCGGCGGGTGGCCCAGCGCTGCCTGATTCCCCATATTGAGCTAGATGCCTTGCAGTGGGAGCCAAACTGGACACCTGCGGAGCCTCAGGTCTTTCGCGATCGCGTCAGGTTGGCGTTGAGCGGCGATCGCTGGGTAGTAGATGGCAATTACAGCGCCGTGCGCGACATTGTTTGGAGTAGAGCCGACACGGTCGTATTTCTGGATTACCCGTTTGGGCTGGTGCTGAGGCGGCTTTTGCGGCGCACCTGGCGGCGATCGCTTCACCAAGAAGAGCTTTGGAACGGCAATCGAGAGACGTTTCGTCAATCGTTTTTCAGCCGCGATTCAATTCTGGTCTGGCTGGTGCGCACCTACTGGAAAAAGCGTAAGCAGTATCCGGTCCTGTTTCAGCAACCGGAGTATGCCCATCTGTCTACCGTGCAGCTGCGATCGCCCAAAGCAGCCGAGAAATGGCTGCTCTCCTGTAAGCAGCATCGAGTGTGA
- a CDS encoding DUF3368 domain-containing protein, with translation MPVVSNTLPFLNLAIIDHLFLLPQQFGQIHIPPAVLSELKINDNLRRSGALQTAIKDGWLIPQTLKDSALVSLLRQDLHQGESEAIALAVELAADTILLDKKEVRRAARALELGVTGILGVLLRGRFEGSIPSLKAVIDRLQQEANFWVAPALRA, from the coding sequence ATGCCCGTCGTCAGTAACACCTTGCCCTTCTTAAACCTGGCAATCATTGATCATCTGTTCCTACTACCTCAGCAATTTGGGCAAATCCACATTCCCCCAGCCGTTCTCTCAGAGCTAAAGATTAACGATAATCTACGCCGTTCTGGTGCTCTACAAACTGCCATTAAGGATGGTTGGCTGATCCCCCAAACTTTGAAAGATAGCGCATTGGTTAGCCTCCTAAGACAAGACCTGCACCAAGGTGAATCTGAAGCCATTGCCCTAGCTGTTGAACTAGCTGCCGACACAATTTTACTCGACAAGAAAGAGGTTCGACGAGCGGCTAGAGCATTAGAGCTAGGCGTTACAGGAATTTTAGGCGTCCTGCTCAGAGGGCGCTTTGAGGGAAGCATACCTTCCCTCAAAGCTGTAATAGACCGCTTACAACAAGAGGCTAATTTTTGGGTGGCACCAGCGCTGCGGGCCTAA
- the cbiD gene encoding cobalt-precorrin-5B (C(1))-methyltransferase CbiD — protein MNSATSSPRSGYTLPVFACAGAVAALRQLVDSCDRPQIITLDLLNPPRPADIPIAQLAPLPDGSVLAITHSDPGDNLDLTRHTPLWSVVAWGDDDQTDPIQLEGGEGIGKQRDQDGAPAIYRYAQVLITHHLTPLLPLGKTLRVTIILPEGRALAERTSNAAFGVVEGLSLLGTAGISEPLSAPGQLDQSREILRGKAARHAYLVFCLGENGLDLAVKLGINPDCRVKTANWLGPMLVEAGQLGVAGVLLLGYHGKLIKLAGGIFHTHHHVADGRQEILAACCAGQNVPLPIIQEILNAKTVEAGLEILREQDGELVRRVYQHMVERIDERSATYVHAHTGSSLTVGSMVFDRQRQIVARSDRGQTLFNQVLID, from the coding sequence ATGAACTCCGCTACGTCCTCTCCCCGCTCTGGCTATACACTGCCAGTGTTTGCCTGTGCCGGGGCAGTGGCTGCCCTGCGGCAACTGGTGGATAGTTGCGATCGCCCCCAGATCATCACACTTGATCTGCTCAATCCACCCCGCCCCGCCGACATCCCCATTGCCCAGCTGGCTCCCTTACCTGATGGCTCAGTATTAGCTATTACCCACAGCGATCCCGGCGATAACCTGGACCTCACCCGTCATACCCCGCTTTGGTCCGTGGTGGCCTGGGGGGATGACGATCAGACTGACCCCATTCAGCTAGAGGGGGGCGAGGGCATCGGCAAGCAGCGCGATCAGGATGGGGCACCAGCCATCTATCGCTACGCCCAAGTGTTAATTACCCATCACCTAACGCCCCTACTGCCACTGGGAAAGACCCTCCGCGTTACGATTATTTTGCCCGAGGGTCGCGCTCTGGCAGAACGCACCTCCAACGCTGCTTTTGGGGTAGTAGAAGGGCTTTCGCTGCTCGGTACCGCCGGTATCTCTGAACCTCTCAGCGCACCAGGGCAGCTCGATCAGTCTAGAGAAATTCTGCGGGGCAAGGCTGCGCGGCACGCTTACCTAGTGTTTTGCCTGGGCGAAAACGGGCTGGATCTGGCGGTGAAATTGGGGATCAACCCCGACTGTCGGGTGAAAACCGCCAACTGGCTGGGGCCAATGCTGGTGGAGGCAGGGCAGCTGGGGGTGGCTGGGGTGCTGCTGCTGGGGTATCACGGCAAGCTAATCAAGCTAGCTGGGGGGATCTTTCACACCCACCACCACGTCGCCGACGGTCGCCAAGAGATTCTCGCCGCCTGCTGCGCTGGGCAAAATGTGCCGCTGCCCATCATTCAAGAGATTCTCAACGCCAAAACGGTGGAGGCCGGACTAGAAATTTTGAGAGAGCAGGATGGCGAGCTGGTCCGGCGCGTCTATCAGCACATGGTGGAGCGCATTGACGAGCGGTCTGCCACCTACGTCCATGCCCATACGGGCAGTTCTCTAACGGTGGGGTCAATGGTGTTTGATCGCCAGCGGCAGATCGTGGCTAGAAGCGATCGCGGTCAGACTCTGTTCAATCAAGTTTTGATAGACTAG
- a CDS encoding UPF0175 family protein — translation MAIRSMQLSIPESIVQSIRLPESRIEAELLKELALALYAQELLSFGKARELANLDHRQFSQLLGDRQNVQHYSASELDEDLDYARRQ, via the coding sequence ATGGCTATTCGCTCCATGCAATTATCCATTCCCGAATCCATTGTTCAATCTATCCGGTTGCCCGAAAGCCGCATTGAAGCAGAGCTTTTGAAAGAACTTGCCCTTGCCCTTTATGCCCAAGAGCTGCTGTCCTTTGGCAAAGCCCGCGAACTTGCCAACCTCGATCATCGTCAATTCAGCCAACTCTTAGGCGATCGCCAGAACGTTCAACATTATTCAGCATCTGAACTCGACGAAGATCTGGACTATGCCCGTCGTCAGTAA